The DNA window agcatttttgccCGCTTTGggctttcttaaaaaaataaaaaaaacccactttgttgctttccgtttgttttgatatgattttccaaagacttgtttttcatttgtttaatcatCTGTTTGCACACCTTTGTTTAAAGTTATGCTTTATGTAATTTACAATTGTTGTCTAGTTTTGTCAAGTGTTTGCTTTtgttaaaatcattattttgagttattgagtgtgttttaaaaaggaaaagaattttaaaatgtaaaagaaatttaaaccaataaaacaacctggtgtcatcttttccctcgcaaagatgtttttcgacaaatttgaagatttggactctgtcgtttcctagacacgacaatagtccttaaatttgggtttgaaaatatgcagttgatgggccggcagtctgtaccaaaacactgtacaataattcaagctcattggttgaaaattggtttcaattgccacagccaatggcattttaacggcagtgcattcacagagaagaggTGGGATGAACACTGTTGtagtttgagcgtgtttgttgctgcaattcctctcttgactgtccAAAATTACCTACGAGTTTGTTGAATCCGACGACGTAAGAGGCATATATACTAAtacgaaaatgttcttgcatgaggcctgATGTGAGTGGCTGGTATAACCACCAGACACTGTGGCTGGAGGACTAAAACCTTAATTTCCTACACTATTGGGCAGGgtaatgtttaatatttttcttcctttgaTAATGTGCCCACCACTGCTGAATGTATGCTTATTAAACCACTACACCTTTCTCACAAACCCCAGCGTGGTTTATTTTTGGACTCACTACAATGGTATGCGTCTTTGTTTAATGAGCACAAACATATTTTAGACATTAGCAATTTTGGAAAGGTTTTCTATTACTTTCATACGTTTTCTATTACTTTTATAAAAGTTTATAACTTTTTGTTGTGTAATGTGCATTCTATTTGAATTTAACATAAACTAAATTATGTGCTTTTTATAACGATGGTTGGAAAGACATCGAACAGTTCCAACTCAATAGACAGTtcattttttttggtctttattattttgattcGATGGCTTcagtttttactgtgtaatatcCTTACTTTCCCACAAAGGCGTTATATTTCTCATAATGCTATTATGGATGAAAGGGGCGAGTTCCACACACTGTGAAATGAAACCTGAGCATCCAAGGGTGATACGAGGCATCCGAAAAAACGTAGGAGGCATGACTTGAACAAGATCACATTTTCTACGTGGATCGGACTAATTAACATAGCAGTATATATTAATGACGATATAGAAAATGAGTTTGCTATAAACGATGGTTTCAGAACCATAATGGTTGATTTAGCGAACGTTGATGTGCTGCAACTTTGATGAAAATTCAGCATAGATGAGggctgtgctgtgctttactgtCAAAAATGTAAGTCCTGGTTTAAAGCCTCACTTGGGTATGTAACGAGTAATTTAATTGTTTCTGATTTCACACGGAGCTTTTGTCATTAATTAACCAAAAGAAATGCATGTGCATGACATGTTTGGTCATTTTAAAAGGCTATTCGAGTGCGAGAAACACATTTAACAAGTACTTGGACGTGTAAGTGGCGAGGTTTTGGACATGCTGGAGAAAAAACGGCAATATTGCTCAGGACACAGAAGTTAATTTGTCGACAGAAGGGCCTTTGGTTGATATCCCGgtgtttttttgcttgtaaaataactgcacattgTGTTATTTCATCACTATCGGTGAAGAGAAAACACAAGTAAACCGAGGTTTCAGGGGCTGAGGGAGGCTGTGCCGGGCTGGCTGAGTCTACATGGTCCTCATGTAGCATTTAAGtccaaccccaccccccgtcGCTTGACCGGCAGAAACTGAACGTAATCACTGACAGTAAGTGTGAAAGGAGAGAATCTAAGAAATGGCAGAAGTTGCTCCAGCTCCCCCGGCAGCCGCCCCGGCTAAAGCttctaagaagaaacaaataagCAAGTCCAAGAGAGTGGGGCCCAGCGTTGGCGAATTAATCGTGAAGGCAATTTCTGCTTCCAAGGAGAGGAGCGGAGTTTCCCTGGCTGCCTTGAAGAAAGCTCTGGTCGCCAGCGGCTACGACGTGGAGAAGAACAACTCGCGGGTAAAGGTGGCTGTTAAGAGCCTGGTGACAAAGGGTGTCTTGCTTCAGACTAAAGGAACCGGTGCCTCTGGCTCGTTTAAGCTTAACAAGAACCACCCGCTTGAAAAGAAGGTAGCCCCTAAGATTAAGAAGCCCGCTGCGGCTAAAAAGCCGGTAGCAAAGAAGGCTGCGGCAAAAAAGTCACCGAAGAAGCCCGCTACACCGAAGGCGAAGAAGAGCCCAAAGAAAGCCAAGAAGGCGGCAGCGGCTAAGAAGCCGACCAAGAGTCCGAAGAAAGTCAAGAAACCGGCAGCAGCAGCGAAGGTGACCAAGAGCCCTAAGAAAACCAAGGCGGCCAAGCCAAAAGTTGCCAAACCCAAGAGCACCAAAGCCAAGAAAGTTTCTCCGAGGAAGAAGTGAGAACGTGCACTATTACGTCATTTCACTAATATAAAAGGTTCTTTTAAGAGCCATCCACAAATTTTTGAACGTGCAAgttctttccatttttattcCTGGTTTAGGTTTGAGATTCTTGGTGACAAGGTGATGTTCACTCGGAATTGATCGTAGGCATTCATAAGCATAAAGTTACAATTCACAGACCGTAAgttgattttaaaatgattttattaGGCATTCACTAGCGCACCCAGGTTATCCCCACTGAATAACTAATCCATACTATGTGATCAAACAGGCTCATGGTTGATTTTTAACTTTTGAAGCTGTTGTGAGCCGAAGCATTCAGAGGACATGCGTTGCCATTGAAAGTCTACAAAGGTTTGCCAATATAGCCTTCCGTATGCCCGGGTTAAATGAGCCTGTTGCAAGGGGATACCAACTTAACACTAGCCAACGCAATTCAATGAGCCAAGTATTCAACAATCACaatatataactttttttatGTGCTGTACTACTTTGGTAGGTTTGGCCAGTCGTCAATAAATACACAGTATGAAAGGCGGCTAATTGGGCGCGACAAGGTTCAATTGTGCAAGGTTTCAATCAGGTCGTCTTAGCTTGAAGAGACGTTTGTAATAGCTTATAATATTACCCAATTCATATAGCCGAACATAGCCTGATATATGGCATTCCTGCTTGAATTACAGCCTCTGACTAGCAGCTAtagaagcaaaataaaataaaataaaatacaatacaatacaatacaatacaattaaatcatccactgtatttctgtgtttcagTTCCGCCAATTGATATGAAACTGAACTAGAAAGTTACGAGGATGCGTAGCTTACGTTGCGACTTTTGGAATCATACAAGTAAAAACGCTGCCTCGATACTCTAAGCTCACAGCCTTAAAGGAAAGACGAACAAGTATCGGACAAATATATCGCAATAGGGCCGAACACGATCCCTACCTAGCAAAATAGATAGTCGTCGAATTAAAACAAGTGTTGGTTAGAGAGTTTAAAATATGGATGGCAAAAGGATGGTTACCTTCTAAACGTATAATTTGTGTTGGTTGACAAAGCAATTAATTTGTCAAATATAAGCAATAGCAATAATTATACTATAGTTAGTGTAGTATTCTAGTCTAGTTTCAGTTTGTGTTAGTATTTGGCCCAAGGCAACACGGGGACACATGAAATCTAATGTTGCGCAAATACAAATCATTCTAAAAACGTattgaaatataatgtaatattaatgaaaaatgCTCAAATCCGTTTTGGTTATTAATCTGtgttattaatgtgcaaataaacTGTGGAGTAAtcatttatggaatttataaaGACAAGTATAGATGTGGACATTATCTGGCCCATAGTATACATCCTGACAATGAAATTGTGGAAAACAAGGTTTACTCTGGCTCTTAACCAGAATGCTATTTCTAGTGATGTTGTTTTCCAACAAATAACTTCTGAATTAAGGAGAAAATATATACACCAAAGGCTAATGAAACATGCCGTGGACAATGACGGATATATAGAAGTAATGCGTGGCCTTTACGTTCATTTTATATCTTGATATGCGTGTGATTGTTTCTTTGTGTATTTAAACTATTTTATCAAATTTCAATTTGTGTTTGGTTCAATTCAGAAGTACTGCGCTGTGAGCAACGTCGAAAAAAATGTCTTCCTATTTGATTGGACGAAATCTCATCAACGCTTCAGCCAATAGGTGAACAGAGTGTTGCTATAAGAAAGACGCTCGTGCGTAAGACGTGTTAATCTTTGTTGTGATTAGATACTGAAAATGAGTGGCAGAGGGAAGACTGGCGGTAAAGCGAGAGCAAAAGCTAAAACCCGTTCATCGAGGGCTGGGCTCCAGTTCCCGGTTGGTCGCGTTCACCGATTGCTGCGTAAAGGAAACTATGGCGAACGTGTTGGTGCGGGTGCTCCGGTTTATCTGGCCGCTGTGCTCGAATATCTGACCGCTGAGATCCTTGAGTTGGCTGGTAACGCTGCTCGAGATAACAAGAAAACCCGCATCATTCCCAGACATTTGCAGTTGGCGGTACGTAACGACGAAGAGTTGAATAAACTCCTTGGAGGCGTCACAATTGCTCAGGGTGGAGTACTGCCGAACATCCAAGCCGTGCTGCTCCCAAAGAAGACCGAGAAGGCAGTAAAGTCCAAGTAATTACTGCATCGCTCTCTCACGAACCACCCAAAGGCTCTTTTCAGGGCCATCCACAGTCCTACAAACGCGGAAAGCTTCCATTTTAACCTCTAACTTCGTTACGGCTTGTCTTCTGTCTTTTGTGTCGATATTTCTTACATCGCGAGTTCTCCGTGACtaaaataagacatttttcCTGTTTACCAATGATTCAACAGTTTTGTTTGGGAGAAAGTGAGGGTCAATTTACAGAAACCGCTAAAGGCTCTACAGAAGCCGCAGTCACATCAGTTTCTGTTTTCCGGCTTTGTTTTGCCGTAATTTACCGCGGGATTGGCTTTTGTCTTTAGAGTTGGCCTCCTGTATTTTCCTTTGGTTGGTGGTCTGCTTTTGCTGACGTAGTACACTTGAATTCACACACACCGCTCCAGCTAATTAATAACGTTTAGCTAAGATTATGATAGCCTAGCTTCAGTTTCCGCTGAATATTCGCCGGAGAGAGCTACTGGAGAAATATTAGTTGGGCAATAGGCGTTGACATATAAGTTAAGAGTTAAAATCATTTACTATGTTTGCTTCCAGAAATGATTACAATTTGTTACAACCGTTGAAGGAAAATAAACCCATGAAGTTGATACACAGGCTAGCGGTATTCTTAAATGATATAATTTCATTCTTAAAACTAGATCACAGCcccatagctgccaactctcacgctttcggcgtgagacacgcaTTTGCGTGTGCGAGTTGGCAGCTCTGCAGCCCTGTCTTTGTGACGCAGACCGTGTCAGTCCAACATGGTTCTGTGGCGGGAAAATACACTGACACGACACGCATTTTTTCTTGACAACCAGCACAACTCAGGCTTAAATGCACagtattaattattcatatgCACAACATGACCTACGTTTTGTCATAGTTTCTCATGAGTTTCACGttgttttgtgaattaattCCAAAAGAAAATAGCTTGCCGTAGTTCTTCAGAGTCGTGaattaataagaataagaatgcACATTATCAATCTTTAACCGCATTTTGACTGTTTGCATCTGGCCACAGTTGTTACCCGTCAATTCGTGCAAGGCTGGTgatacaaaataatattatatatatatatatatatatatatatatatatatatatatatatatatatatatatatataggagaCGATATTGGACTGAATTGGACTTGAACTGAATTCAAGGCAgtaagagaaaataaaagtttcATGATGCTGAAGAAGCGACACAATCCGCTCGGGGAATGAATGCAGAATCAGGGCCAATGAGGATCCGTTAAAGCCCATCCAATCAGCTCTGAGGTGGTGTGCTTTAAAGCCTGGCGTCAGGGGACATAAAGGTATTCTAAAACACAACAATTGAGTAGGAATCAATGGCGAGAACGAAGCAGACCGCACGTAAATCTACCGGTGGGAAAGCTCCCAGGAAGCAGCTCGCCACTAAGGCTGCGCGTAAGAGTGCGCCTGCGACAGGCGGCGTGAAGAAGCCCCATCGTTATAGGCCAGGTACTGTAGCCTTACGAGAAATCCGCCGCTATCAGAAGTCTACCGAGCTGTTGATTCGCAAGCTGCCGTTCCAGCGCCTTGTGAGGGAGATTGCTCAGGATTTCAAGACCGATCTCCGCTTCCAAAGCTCAGCTGTGATGGCTCTTCAGGAGGCCAGCGAGGCTTATCTGGTTGGTCTGTTTGAGGACACCAATCTGTGCGCCATTCATGCCAAGAGAGTGACTATCATGCCCAAGGATATCCAGCTGGCTCGCCGCATTCGTGGAGAGCGCGCTTAAGATGGTTTACAAGCACACAATCCAAACGAcaaaggctcttttaagagccacCTCACTTCTTGTTAGAGCAGTAAGATGTTCCATGTGCTTTTGGTTGTTGATGCATCTTACTAGTTGGCGCGTAAATGTAGGTAATGGAAATATTAATCTGAATAACGCTTGGAATTATTTCTTCCGCGAGCAGTCATTTCTGAACGAATTCCTTCGGTTATATCTTTGATTTATGGATAGCCTTTGAAAAGGCAACACACtccttaatttcttttttgttttgtgccatTTGATATGTGGAGTATATGCAAGTGCGTAAGCAATCTGATGATCTTCTGTGGAATCGAGAGAAGTGCTCCTTCAGTTAGGGCTTCTTTACTGCGGGCGGGAAAGGCATGGTTGGGCATTCGTCTTCTTCCCCAGTATACGTTTGGAGATGTTAGACACAAATGCAATAAGTAAACAATTGAATGGAAGAAACAAACGAGTACAAGCATACTTAAAATGAAACCTGCAAGAAGCATTGAAAGGGaccaagcagtccagcaggggagGATTTAAATTAATAAGCAAACATAAGAatcttttgtttaaaaatattttaatctttttcagaaaatccaatatggcggaAATTGACGTCAAAGCCTTTTAATCCAAGGAATGGAACTATACTTGAGATGAACAAACGTGCCTCAAACTGGAGCACCCGAGGTGAAGATTCTTTGGTGAAAAGAATCAAGGCACAGTCCCCAATCAGTGTGGGAAATTTCAGAACATTTACCTTACGGTTCTAGGGCCTGCCATAGATATCCTAACCAgaagaaaatatgaatatgaaatatgaataataatgataacaagaattagaagaagaagaaaaagaagagaatgTAGAAAGACACTAGGCCTCATCAGTATTTTGggaaatccgtgtgcaaatgtCTGCGTGATCGGAAACGATCTCACCAGATTTATGATAAGGTGAAGACACAGCTTTCTTCATATCCCcttgtgtatgttgataaataccaagtaattgTACATCAAAGGCACGttcacaaaatttgtgattagcataaattgacgccccaaaaacaccatatatgcaattacagctttttaaaaagataatcaaaaaaagaaaaaagcttctctgaagcggaTATTGAAGTTCTGTTCATGGAAGTACAACATGccaaaatgctttcaaatgtttaaacttgtctataaacagttatagtgcattgttttattattttaatatgctgCTACGTACTGCTGTTAATGatcacgtctatcttaacaggtgctccaggatgTGTAGaagttttcatatttaaaaaaaattataaagacttgccatatttaaaaatgcatgtgatCTATTCCgacataagtttcaccacacattacatgattggcatttggcagacgctcttacccagagggaagtacaatttcaattgctacccgtgcAACAAAGATATGGACCagggcctatatatatatatttttttaaatcaacaaataaacaaacaacaaagcaaaagtgaccaaacgtaactgtccaaatactgcttaccacACCGCAGTACCATGttattccaatggagggaatgagggtgaaactgatgtaggattagatgccatgcattttaaaatatggtgGTCTTTATTATGACTTAGAATGTAGGCAACGGAAAACAGCATACATTAAGATTGTATAAAAATATAAGAATATATGACAAACGGTCTAAAGGGAAAATGGGTGGTCCTTCGTTCAAAAGAGAGTTATTTTTGCAGACCCGCCACATTCAACCAATAGATTTAGAAAATGGTAACGTTAACAAACACCATCCAATGACAATCGGTCTGACGTCACCGGTAAAAAGGGCATGTAAATTAGCATAGATCTCTCGGCAGACAGTTGAATTGCGAGACCGGCTCACGTTCTCTTCATTCTAACGTGCGAAATGCCTGAGCAAGTGAAATCCGCGCCCAAGAAGGGCTCAAAGAAAGCCGTGGCCAAGACTGCCGGGAAAGGAGGAAAGAAACGCAGAAAGTCCAGGAAGGAGAGCTACGCTATCTACGTGTACAAGGTTTTAAAGCAAGTGCATCCTGACACTGGTATCTCTTCCAAAGCCATGGGGATCATGAATTCATTTGTTAACGACATTTTCGAGCGTATTGCTGGTGAGTCTTCCCGTTTGGCTCACTACAACAAGCGTTCCACCATCTCTTCACGGGAGATCCAGACCGCAGTGCGCCTTCTGCTGCCTGGAGAGTTGGCTAAACACGCAGTGTCTGAGGGTACCAAGGCTGTGACAAAGTACACCAGCTCCAAGTAAACTATCGCAGTGATGCTTTACccaaaggctcttttaagagccacCCACAACAACTAAGAGGCACGATCTAATTTCTTAAACTTGTGTGGATGTACAAATGAGAGTCCGTCTGTTAATAGCCAGCTTTGTGGGTCATTGTTGCCACCCACTGGAAAAAgtagatgtttttatttatttaatttatttatatacatatctAACGTACAAAGCATTTCTAATGCTAAACTAAAAAGAACACAAGGGAATGGCGTTTCAGCATTATTTCATTGGAAAATGTCAAATCATTCCGTAAACTCAATTATATTTTGGGCAAGAGAACATAACATGCTCCACCAGTCTCTTAGATATACCATTTAGGCCCGGATGTGCAAATACATTCCTCATCCTTCCTATTCTCTTTTGAATCTTACATCTTGTCCTGTCTTTCCACTCTTCCATTGAGTGTCATCTTCTACTCGTAATGTTTCATGAAACCTCTAATTTCTACGTTACTAAAATATGAACTGTTTTCATTGCCCGAGTACATAGATTTAGAGTGTTATAATTTGAACATGGTGCAGTAATATTTAATACTCAATTTAAATGATTTCTTATTCTGAATAAATGTGTTGCACATGGGTATCTGATATGTCCATATTACggtctttaaaatgtttaaatacaagCGATGCCAATATAacctacattaaaaatatacaaatatttgtaGATTTTCTGTAGAATTTCTGAATTTGCATTTCAGCAATTCGCAGATGGTAAATAAGTGTTGCAGTGGTAGGCTACTACATTCATAAATCAGTGAGTTAAAATACACATATATGAATTCATGTTTTCAATTTGTTTAGTGTCAACACTCGTAGGCTAGGCTACGTTTCACTAATCtagagaaatgtttctgaattaagAGTATGTGAGATGCAACTGACAATAGGCTAGAACATAAGCGGTTACAGTACGAGGTATTGAGACCGAACACATTGGGATTCTGTATGCCACCAAAAGAATGGTAGCAATTACACGAGATAATAGCAAAAAGAGATTTTCAAACTAGGTGAAAATGTGCCTTCACATTTTATACATCTGCTCAAGCTCTCACCGCCTCATGCATTATCAATACGTGGGTGAATACGAAAGAGCGATTGTCCAGCAATAGGGTCAAATTCAACAAAATAGCAAACACTGTTGGAGCGTCTCATTGCGGCCTGCAATAACGTTTTACTGCTTGGGGATCAGTTGGGTGCACATGTTCTCTCGGCACAAGCAAAATCGCAAAAATAGGAAATTCTacttttctttgaaaatgtgggtggctcttaaaagagcctttggAAATTTTCAAATGGCATTCATGAAGAGTAAACGTTTACCCACCGAAGCCGTACAGAGTGCGACCCTGACGCTTCAGAGCATAAACTACATCCATAGCGGTGACGGTCTTTCTTTTGGCGTGTTCGGTGTAGGTGACGGCATCGCGGATAACATTCTCCAAAAACACCTTCAGGACTCCACGAGTCTCTTCGTAGATCAGACCAGATATACGCTTGACTCCTCCACGGCGAGCCAAACGACGAATCGCAGGCTTTGTAATACCCTGAATATTGTCACGCAGAACTTTGCGATGACGCTTAGCGCCTCCTTTACCAAGACCCTTTCCACCTTTGCCGCGACCAGACATGATTCAAACTAAGCGTTGTTGCTTGTTGAAAATAAGTTCTGGTTTGCAAAACTGGCATATATCTGCGCCAAGACGACCTGATTGAAGCCTGCGTCAAAAGGTCGCTCGAGCTAAAGCCCGCCTCCAGCACTTCCAATCTCGCGAGGTATTTGGTGATTTCCTGCAGAGCAAAGCAATTAGATCATATGAACGTGGTCATGTTATTATTCATACCATTGCAAAGCTATTCCTGGCATAATGTGGTTTCAGGTCAATAACACATATTAAGATGAAAAGTACCTCATGAAGAAtgattaacagcttgttaaaactATTTTATGGTAATTGGGTTTGGAACAAAAATCAGCATGCACAGGGGTACTGCAGCATAGGTTTACCTTGGACAGTTTGTCTTTTAAAGTTCATTAAATATAAATCCATTAAAAGATCCATgccaaaatgaacattttatggAGTATTAATACCAGTGATTACACTAATTGTGTAGATCTTTTGAGAAAACATGTTCCAAAGTAGACATGGATATTGTTTTATGGAAATTAAAGTATTCTAAACTGATTTACCACTTCAAATTAAGAGTTATTTTAAGAAATTTCTCAAATCTGACACTGATTGTACTGTCTAGTCCATGGTGAGACCACAAAACAACATAACTGCGGGGAAGAAATATGTCTGTCTTTTTCCTGTctattacaaaaatattgtagATGACAAAAGCATGAGAGGATTGGACTGGATTTGAATCTgccaaactaacatctaaaAAGTTAGTCGCTAATTCGGCTACTGTTGTTAATATAGGCAATTTATATGGCATATAAAAATCTGTCGTGCTTCCGTGAAATAGTTGCACAAATGATACACATGGCAGGTCGGAAGTGCATTATCCAGTTGTTTAAAGCCGTTTCAAAGGCGGTCTGTTCGAATGCCAGTTGTTCATAAAACATCTATAATTATCTCAAAGTATTCAGAGGTAAAGAGTGGTCATGACATTGACAAATCTGCAATGGCGGGcttaaaatactgcatttaacAATTTTCCTTTTAATTAGGGACAGCAAAATAATGCGTCGCTAAATGCTACAGAATAATCGTATCAAAAATCACCAATGTCGGACAATGTATCAGTTAAAGTACAAGGTTAATATGGAATAGATTTTAGATgcggagagaggagcagaggaagTGAAGATTCCAGACCCAATTCCCACCGGTGATCCCGAGGGCTACAATTATATATGAAACAGTGGGCACCAAACGAAAATAAAACATGGCAGATAAGGACGGAAAATATTGCTGTTCTGAATGGGGTTTAAgtggctcttaaaagagcctttggCTTTTTGGATCGTCAGTGTACAAACAATATTAAGCACGCTCTCCACGAATGCGGCGGGCCAGCTGGATATCTTTGGGCATGATGGTCACCCTCTTGGCATGAATGGCGCACAGATTGGTGTCCTCGAAGAGACCAACCAGATACGCCTCACTGGCTTCCTGTAGAGCCATAACAGCGGAGCTTTGGAAGCGGAGATCGGTCTTGAAATCCTGAGCAATCTCCCTCACAAGGCGCTGGAACGGCAGCTTGCGGATCAACAGCTCGGTAGATTTCTGATAGCGGCGGATTTCTCGCAGAGCTACAGTACCCGGCCTGTAACGATGGGGCTTCTTCACGCCGCCTGTCGCAGGCGCACTCTTACGTGCAGCCTTAGTTGCGAGCTGTTTTCGTGGCGCTTTGCCACCAGTAGATTTGCGTGCAGTCTGCTTCGTTCTAGCCATTGCTGTGTATTCAGCTGCTAGTTTTCGGGAAAAATGTCTTCACGCCGCCGACATACGCCTTTAAACCATGTCAGAGAGGAACTGATTGGATAGGACTTTACGGATCCCCATTGGCCCTGAGCCTGCCTTCATTCCCCAAGGCTATTGGATCGTTACTTCAGCTTCCTCTGCCGCCAAAAAGTGAACATTTCTTTCACCGCCTTTGATTATGTAGTTCAACATTGCGTAGTTATTGTAGAACATTGCTAAAGCGAGACAAACATAATCAGTCACAATAAATGCAATACAAATCCTCTACCTTTTCTGTCGATTGACATTTGGAGGGTTAATCGAATAGCAGGTTTATTCTATTTAAGGCTTtgaataaatgtaaacattcaTTATACACCGTTTTAGTGTTATTGGCCTTGTCTCCACATGTTCACAAATGAGGAGCCTATAGAATTGGCTTACTCTCAAATTGATTGGttataaacattttttctcCACGTCCTAGATTGcaaaatatttcataattttttttcttgatgGTTGTGGTTATGGACTTATTTCAGACATGCATAACTTAAAGGGgttggcggcatggatggtgcagtgggtagcactgccgcctcacagcaaggcggtctccctgtgtctgcgtgggtttcccccaggtactccggtttcctcccacagtccaaagacatgcaggtcaggctgattggagagtctaaattgcccgtaggtatgagtgtgtgagtgaatggtgtgtgcaccctgcgatggactggcgacctgtccagagtgtattcctgcttttcgcccaatgtattctgggataggctccagcccccctgcgaccctgttcaggataagtgggttaggataatggatgaatgaacaaattaatAACTTCAAGGGGCAAATCAAGCATTTATGTTTCAAAAGCGTAATTGAACTAAGCTagccaaaataaatgcaaaaatattatttatttattttttttggcttGCTAGTTAGTTTAATTGCACTTTTGATACATAaatgcacatatatatatatatatttatatatagatCTTGATGAAGATCTTGATCTCGAAAACATCATATCTTGATGAAGcatttattcaagttgaaaatatttACTCATGtccattgtataatttgttgagaacaaaatgatgtcacaatggtcaaa is part of the Conger conger chromosome 15, fConCon1.1, whole genome shotgun sequence genome and encodes:
- the LOC133112038 gene encoding histone H1-like — its product is MAEVAPAPPAAAPAKASKKKQISKSKRVGPSVGELIVKAISASKERSGVSLAALKKALVASGYDVEKNNSRVKVAVKSLVTKGVLLQTKGTGASGSFKLNKNHPLEKKVAPKIKKPAAAKKPVAKKAAAKKSPKKPATPKAKKSPKKAKKAAAAKKPTKSPKKVKKPAAAAKVTKSPKKTKAAKPKVAKPKSTKAKKVSPRKK
- the LOC133112054 gene encoding histone H2B-like isoform X2, translated to MPEQVKSAPKKGSKKAVAKTAGKGGKKRRKSRKESYAIYVYKVLKQVHPDTGISSKAMGIMNSFVNDIFERIAGESSRLAHYNKRSTISSREIQTAVRLLLPGELAKHAVSEGTKAVTKYTSSKLIWNRF
- the LOC133112070 gene encoding histone H4; the encoded protein is MSGRGKGGKGLGKGGAKRHRKVLRDNIQGITKPAIRRLARRGGVKRISGLIYEETRGVLKVFLENVIRDAVTYTEHAKRKTVTAMDVVYALKRQGRTLYGFGG
- the LOC133112035 gene encoding histone H2AX-like gives rise to the protein MSGRGKTGGKVRAKAKTRSSRAGLQFPVGRVHRLLRKGNYGERVGAGAPVYLAAVLEYLTAEILELAGNAARDNKKTRIIPRHLQLAVRNDEELNKLLGGVTIAQGGVLPNIQAVLLPKKTEKAAKAKLSLILKMSGRGKTGGKARAKAKTRSSRAGLQFPVGRVHRLLRKGNYGERVGAGAPVYLAAVLEYLTAEILELAGNAARDNKKTRIIPRHLQLAVRNDEELNKLLGGVTIAQGGVLPNIQAVLLPKKTEKAVKSK
- the LOC133112054 gene encoding histone H2B-like isoform X1, whose translation is MPEQVKSAPKKGSKKAVAKTAGKGGKKRRKSRKESYAIYVYKVLKQVHPDTGISSKAMGIMNSFVNDIFERIAGESSRLAHYNKRSTISSREIQTAVRLLLPGELAKHAVSEGTKAVTKYTSSK
- the LOC133112042 gene encoding histone H3, yielding MARTKQTARKSTGGKAPRKQLATKAARKSAPATGGVKKPHRYRPGTVALREIRRYQKSTELLIRKLPFQRLVREIAQDFKTDLRFQSSAVMALQEASEAYLVGLFEDTNLCAIHAKRVTIMPKDIQLARRIRGERA
- the LOC133112045 gene encoding histone H3, with product MARTKQTARKSTGGKAPRKQLATKAARKSAPATGGVKKPHRYRPGTVALREIRRYQKSTELLIRKLPFQRLVREIAQDFKTDLRFQSSAVMALQEASEAYLVGLFEDTNLCAIHAKRVTIMPKDIQLARRIRGERA